The Fortiea contorta PCC 7126 genome has a segment encoding these proteins:
- a CDS encoding ROK family protein, translating to MLDSQVIGIDLGGTAIKLGRFNRDGICLQSLSVATPQPATPEAVLAVMVDAIAQIDSQDQTVAIGVGTPGPADAAGRIAKIAINLPGWVDVPLADWLEVKIGKPTVVANDANCAGLGETWLGAGRHFRNLILLTLGTGVGGAIIIDGKLFVGHQGAAGELGLITCNPNGPKCNSGNQGSLEQYTSVTAIRRLTGKDPAQLGALAQAGDAEALTFWREYGKSLGIGLVSLIYVLTPEAIIIGGGVSASFGFFFPTLKAEIEQRVTPMSRLGLQVLPAELGNSAGMLGAAKLALSIPNSAYSF from the coding sequence GTGTTGGATTCTCAAGTAATTGGTATTGATTTGGGTGGGACAGCGATCAAGCTGGGACGATTCAACCGAGATGGGATTTGCTTGCAATCTTTGAGTGTGGCGACTCCCCAACCAGCTACACCAGAGGCGGTGTTGGCGGTGATGGTAGATGCGATCGCTCAAATTGATTCGCAAGATCAAACTGTGGCGATCGGTGTGGGTACGCCGGGCCCGGCTGACGCTGCAGGGCGAATTGCTAAAATTGCGATCAACTTACCAGGATGGGTTGATGTGCCCTTGGCTGATTGGTTGGAAGTAAAAATTGGCAAACCTACTGTTGTCGCTAATGATGCTAATTGTGCAGGATTAGGCGAAACTTGGTTAGGCGCTGGTCGCCACTTTCGCAATTTGATTTTATTAACGTTGGGGACTGGCGTCGGTGGAGCTATTATTATTGATGGCAAACTGTTTGTCGGTCATCAAGGCGCTGCTGGGGAATTGGGTTTAATTACTTGCAACCCTAATGGCCCCAAATGTAACAGTGGTAATCAAGGTTCTTTGGAGCAATATACCTCAGTCACCGCCATTCGTCGCCTCACTGGCAAAGACCCGGCACAATTGGGTGCCCTTGCCCAAGCTGGTGATGCGGAGGCGTTGACATTTTGGCGAGAATATGGTAAGAGTTTAGGTATAGGGTTAGTGAGCTTAATCTACGTCCTCACACCAGAAGCAATTATCATCGGCGGTGGTGTCAGCGCTAGTTTTGGGTTTTTTTTCCCAACCCTGAAAGCAGAAATTGAGCAGCGAGTCACCCCCATGTCACGGCTGGGTTTGCAGGTTTTGCCAGCGGAATTAGGAAATTCTGCAGGTATGTTAGGCGCAGCGAAGTTGGCTTTATCAATTCCTAATTCAGCTTATTCCTTTTAG
- a CDS encoding CTP synthase: MTKFVFVTGGVVSSIGKGIVAASLGRLLKSRDYSVSILKLDPYINVDPGTMSPFQHGEVFVTQDGAETDLDLGHYERFTDTSMSRLNSVTTGAIYQSVINKERRGDYNGGTVQVIPHITNEIKDRILRIAEDISPDVVITEIGGTVGDIESLPFLEAIRQFRKEVGRQNVLYTHVTLLPWIASAGEMKTKPTQHSVKELRSIGIQPDILVCRCDRPLPPGLKQKLSEFCDVAEECVITSQDAKSIYEVPLMLEREGMAEQVLNLLHMEQRHPNLVQWQTMVQKLRSPKYTVEIAIVGKYVRLGDAYISVVEALHHAAISTHGQLRLRWVNSETLETESAEHHLDGVDGVVVPGGFGIRGVDGKIAAIKYARDRQIPFLGLCLGMQCSVIEWARNIEGLTDANSAEFDPRTTAPVINLLPEQQDVVDLGGTMRLGIYPCRILPNTLASKLYQDEVIYERHRHRYEFNNAYRQLLLESGYLISGTSPDGRLVEIVELPKHPFFLACQFHPEFQSRPSNPHPLFRGFMEAAISRSIPPLVQQH; this comes from the coding sequence ATGACTAAGTTTGTCTTTGTAACTGGGGGGGTAGTCTCCAGTATCGGCAAAGGAATTGTAGCAGCAAGTCTGGGACGATTGCTCAAGTCGCGTGATTATTCTGTCTCGATTCTGAAACTAGATCCTTATATTAACGTTGACCCGGGCACAATGAGTCCCTTTCAACATGGGGAAGTGTTTGTTACCCAAGATGGCGCGGAAACAGATTTAGACTTGGGACATTATGAACGCTTCACCGATACATCGATGTCACGGTTGAATAGTGTCACCACCGGCGCAATTTACCAATCGGTAATTAATAAAGAGCGGCGCGGTGACTATAATGGTGGCACGGTGCAGGTGATACCCCACATCACCAATGAAATTAAAGACCGGATTTTGCGGATTGCGGAAGATATCAGCCCGGATGTGGTAATTACGGAAATTGGCGGAACGGTGGGAGATATCGAATCTTTGCCGTTTTTGGAAGCAATTCGCCAGTTCCGCAAGGAAGTGGGACGGCAGAATGTGTTGTATACCCATGTTACCTTGCTACCGTGGATTGCTTCGGCGGGGGAAATGAAGACTAAGCCGACACAACATTCTGTCAAGGAATTACGCTCTATCGGCATTCAACCTGATATTCTAGTTTGTCGGTGCGATCGCCCGCTACCCCCTGGCTTAAAACAAAAATTATCAGAATTTTGTGATGTCGCGGAAGAATGTGTCATCACTTCTCAAGATGCCAAAAGCATTTATGAGGTTCCACTGATGCTAGAACGGGAAGGCATGGCGGAGCAAGTCCTGAATTTGCTGCACATGGAACAACGCCACCCGAATTTGGTACAGTGGCAAACAATGGTGCAAAAGTTACGCAGTCCCAAATACACTGTAGAAATCGCCATTGTCGGAAAATACGTCCGCTTGGGTGATGCTTACATATCAGTAGTGGAAGCCTTACACCATGCAGCCATTTCTACACACGGACAACTGCGCTTACGGTGGGTGAACTCGGAAACCTTAGAAACTGAATCAGCAGAACACCATTTAGATGGTGTTGATGGTGTGGTTGTACCAGGAGGGTTTGGGATTCGCGGTGTAGATGGTAAAATTGCCGCGATTAAATACGCCCGCGATCGCCAAATTCCTTTTTTAGGCTTATGCTTAGGAATGCAATGTTCCGTGATTGAATGGGCGAGGAACATCGAAGGATTAACCGATGCTAATAGTGCTGAATTTGATCCTCGCACCACCGCACCAGTAATTAACTTATTACCAGAACAGCAAGATGTAGTCGATTTAGGCGGTACAATGCGCTTGGGAATTTATCCTTGCCGCATCCTCCCCAACACCTTAGCATCTAAACTCTATCAAGATGAAGTGATTTATGAAAGGCATCGCCATCGGTATGAGTTCAACAATGCTTATCGCCAGTTATTGTTAGAGTCTGGCTATTTAATCAGTGGTACTTCCCCCGATGGTCGCTTAGTGGAAATCGTCGAATTACCCAAACATCCATTCTTCCTAGCTTGTCAATTCCATCCAGAGTTTCAATCCCGTCCTAGCAATCCTCATCCTTTATTTAGAGGATTTATGGAAGCTGCTATTTCTCGTTCGATTCCACCTCTAGTACAGCAACACTAA
- a CDS encoding N-acetylmuramoyl-L-alanine amidase, whose protein sequence is MKRLLGLVILSCSVTSSVALAQSPLTVVFPRKNHQTSSEKIFLLGTAPPDGQVFINGKPITRSKAGHFAPSFPLQLGENLFTIRHRDQELQIQVTRLTTQPQLPEGLAFAKDSLTPSADIARLPGELICFSAIAPSRADVSVNLANQTVALSSQPSQAQLPHNLAALTGRNQPANQSTAVKYEGCTIIQQSDSLIYSNNIFSSPAIANSGQNIDLGTPKFQLTLDGKTITQSGTGKIQILSTAKLPVVEVSADSGVARTGPSTDYSRLTPLPKGTRAAVTAKEGDWLRLDFGAWINSQETKTLPGAVSPRTIIRSVVYRQVSGATEVIFPLQVSVPVKVHQGDKFFALTLYNTTAQTDIIRTNDDPIISRLDWQQVSPGQVQYTFNLKKSQQWGYKLRYEGTSLILTLRHPPVVQKIKNQPLLGMKIVLDPGHGGKESGASGPTGYLEKDLNLVVSKLLRDELVKRGATVVMTRLDDRDVSLVERQAIISQAEPAIAVSIHYNSLPDDGDAQNTQGFSTFWYHPQAHSLSVFLHNYIVKNLKRPSYGVLWDNLALTRPNIAPSVLLELGFMSNPEEFTWATNPQAQQKMAQAIAEGITEWWQNVR, encoded by the coding sequence GTGAAAAGACTCTTAGGATTAGTAATATTAAGCTGTAGTGTCACCTCCTCGGTAGCATTGGCTCAGTCACCTCTAACAGTTGTTTTTCCTCGGAAAAACCATCAAACAAGTTCGGAAAAAATTTTTTTGCTAGGTACAGCCCCACCTGATGGGCAGGTTTTCATCAATGGTAAGCCAATTACCCGCAGCAAAGCCGGACATTTCGCACCTAGTTTCCCCTTGCAATTAGGAGAGAATTTGTTTACCATCCGTCACCGCGATCAAGAACTCCAGATTCAGGTGACAAGGCTGACAACTCAGCCGCAGTTACCAGAGGGGTTAGCCTTCGCCAAAGATTCTCTCACTCCGTCTGCCGACATTGCTAGGCTACCAGGGGAACTAATTTGTTTTAGCGCCATTGCACCCTCTAGAGCCGATGTTTCCGTTAACCTAGCTAATCAAACAGTTGCGCTTTCATCTCAACCGTCACAGGCACAACTTCCCCATAATTTGGCGGCTTTGACTGGGAGAAATCAACCTGCTAACCAGTCTACCGCAGTCAAGTATGAAGGTTGCACCATAATACAACAGTCTGATTCCCTAATTTACAGTAACAATATATTTTCCAGTCCTGCCATTGCTAATTCCGGTCAAAATATCGATTTAGGTACACCAAAATTTCAGCTTACCCTCGATGGAAAGACCATAACTCAGTCAGGGACTGGTAAAATTCAAATCTTGTCCACAGCCAAGTTACCAGTTGTGGAGGTGAGCGCAGATTCAGGAGTGGCGCGTACTGGGCCTAGCACTGATTATTCTAGACTGACACCACTACCCAAGGGAACAAGAGCCGCAGTCACAGCTAAGGAAGGTGATTGGTTACGTCTGGATTTTGGTGCTTGGATTAATAGTCAGGAAACTAAAACTTTACCGGGTGCTGTTTCTCCACGGACAATCATTCGCAGTGTGGTATATCGTCAAGTCTCTGGTGCAACAGAGGTGATTTTTCCTTTGCAAGTTTCTGTGCCTGTGAAGGTTCACCAAGGAGACAAGTTTTTTGCTCTGACTCTTTATAATACCACTGCCCAAACCGATATTATTCGCACTAATGACGACCCGATAATTTCGCGTCTCGATTGGCAACAAGTATCTCCAGGACAGGTGCAATATACCTTCAATCTGAAAAAATCTCAACAATGGGGATATAAACTCAGATATGAAGGTACAAGCTTGATATTAACCTTGCGTCATCCACCAGTAGTCCAAAAAATTAAAAATCAGCCTTTGTTAGGCATGAAGATTGTACTAGATCCTGGACATGGTGGCAAAGAATCAGGTGCCAGCGGCCCGACTGGATATTTGGAAAAAGATCTGAATCTGGTGGTGTCGAAGTTGTTGCGTGATGAGCTGGTGAAGCGCGGAGCGACGGTGGTAATGACGCGGTTAGATGATCGGGATGTATCGTTGGTAGAAAGGCAGGCAATTATTAGTCAAGCAGAACCTGCGATCGCTGTTTCTATTCATTACAATTCTTTACCCGATGATGGTGATGCTCAAAATACTCAAGGTTTTTCTACCTTTTGGTATCATCCGCAAGCACATAGTTTATCAGTATTTCTACATAACTATATAGTGAAAAATTTAAAAAGACCATCCTACGGTGTGTTGTGGGATAACCTCGCACTCACACGCCCCAACATAGCCCCATCAGTATTGCTAGAGTTAGGTTTTATGAGCAACCCTGAGGAATTTACCTGGGCTACGAATCCGCAAGCACAGCAGAAAATGGCGCAAGCAATAGCTGAGGGGATTACTGAGTGGTGGCAAAATGTGCGGTAG